In Columba livia isolate bColLiv1 breed racing homer chromosome 20, bColLiv1.pat.W.v2, whole genome shotgun sequence, a genomic segment contains:
- the ATP2A3 gene encoding sarcoplasmic/endoplasmic reticulum calcium ATPase 3 isoform X2: protein MEAAHSLPVLDVLRRFGVTESCGLSPEQVRRNREKYGPNELPAEEGKSLWELVLEQFEDLLVRILLMAAFLSFILAWFEEEEETTTAFVEPIVIIMILIANAVVGVWQERNAESAIEALKEYEPEMGKVIRADRSGVQRIRARDIVPGDIVEVAVGDKVPADIRIIEIRSTTLRVDQSILTGESVSVIKHADPIPDPRAVNQDKKNMLFSGTNIAAGKAVGVVIATGVYTEIGKIRNQMVETEPEKTPLQQKLDEFSQQLSKVIFLVCIAVWVINVSHFSDPVHGGSWFRGAIYYFKISVALAVAAIPEGLPAVITTCLALGTRRMAKKNAIVRSLPSVETLGCTSVICSDKTGTLTTNQMSVCRMFIMEKVEGAQCSLHEFSITGSTYAPEGQILKDEQPVRCGQYDGLVELATICALCNDSSLDYNESKKVYEKVGEATETALTCLVEKMNVFDTDTSKLSKVERANACNSVIKQLMRKECTLEFSRDRKSMSVYCTPTGPSQNSTGSKMFVKGAPESVIERCTHVRVGTAKVPLTAPVREKILSRIRDWGMGIDTLRCLALATQDAPVPRENMQLHDSTAFVHYENNLTFVGCVGMLDPPRKEVTSSIEMCRKAGIRVIMITGDNKGTAVAICRRIGIFSESEDVAGKAYTGREFDELPPEAQRQACQHARCFARVEPAHKSRIVEYLQSFHEITAMTGDGVNDAPALKKAEIGIAMGSGTAVAKSAAEMVLSDDNFSTIVSAVEEGRAIYNNMKQFIRYLISSNVGEVVCIFLTAILGLPEALIPVQLLWVNLVTDGLPATALGFNPPDLDIMDKLPRNPREPLISGWLFFRYLAIGVYVGLATVGAATWWFLYDAEGPQVSFHQLRNFMRCTKDNPIFEGIDCEIFESRYPTTMALSVLVTIEMCNALNSVSENQSLLRMPPWLNIWLLGAIVMSMALHFLILYVKPMPLIFQVTPLNWPQWVVVMKISLPVILLDEGLKYLSRNHLDGILRTVRHTWSREHQLKTCRTPEQGRGQEMNDMKETLLPKGSVTCNSD, encoded by the exons AGCTCCCTGCAGAAGAAG GAAAGTCCCTCTGGGAGTTGGTGCTGGAGCAGTTTGAAGATCTCCTCGTCCGCATCCTTTTGATGGCAGCTTTCCTGTCGTTT ATCCTGGCATGGtttgaagaagaagaggagaccaCGACAGCGTTTGTGGAGCCCATTGTCATTATCATGATCCTGATCGCCAATGCTGTGGTAGGCGTGTGGCAG GAGAGAAATGCCGAGAGCGCCATCGAAGCCTTGAAGGAGTACGAGCCCGAGATGGGGAAGGTGATCCGCGCTGACCGCAGTGGGGTGCAGCGGATCCGCGCCCGAGACATCGTCCCTGGGGACATCGTGGAGGTGGCAG TTGGTGACAAGGTGCCGGCGGACATTCGGATCATTGAAATCCGGTCCACAACCCTGCGGGTTGATCAGTCCATCCTCACAG GGGAGTCCGTGTCGGTGATCAAACATGCTGACCCCATCCCCGACCCCCGGGCTGTCAACCAGGACAAGAAGAACATGCTTTTCTCT gGCACCAACATCGCAGCTGGGAAGGCCGTAGGGGTCGTCATTGCAACAGGGGTCTACACTGAGATCGGGAAGATCCGAAACCAGATGGTGGAGACCGAGCCCGAGAAGACCCCCTTGCAGCAGAAGCTAGACGAGTTCAGCCAGCAGCTCTCCAAAGTCATCTTCCTGGTGTGCATTGCTGTCTGGGTCATCAACGTCAGCCACTTCAGCGACCCCGTCCACGGGGGCTCCTGGTTTCGGGGGGCCATCTACTATTTCAAGATTTCAGTAGCGCTGGCGGTGGCCGCCATTCCCGAGGGCCTCCCGGCCGTCATCACCACCTGTCTGGCGCTAGGCACGCGCCGCATGGCCAAGAAGAACGCCATCGTCCGGAGCCTGCCCTCGGTGGAGACCCTGGGCTGCACCTCCGTCATCTGCTCTGACAAGACCGGCACCCTCACCACCAACCAGATGTCCGTGTGCCGG ATGTTCATTATGGAGAAGGTGGAGGGCGCCCAGTGCAGCCTGCACGAGTTCAGCATCACTGGCTCCACATATGCCCCCGAGGGACAGAT CCTGAAGGACGAGCAGCCGGTGCGGTGCGGGCAGTACGACGGGCTGGTGGAGCTGGCCACCATCTGCGCCCTCTGCAATGACTCCTCGCTGGACTACAACGAG TCCAAGAAAGTCTATGAGAAGGTGGGAGAAGCCACTGAAACAGCCCTGACGTGCCTTGTGGAGAAGATGAATGTCTTCGACACCGACACCAGCAAACTGTCCAAGGTGGAGCGAGCCAATGCCTGCAATTCG GTGATCAAGCAGCTGATGAGGAAGGAGTGCACCCTGGAGTTCTCCCGTGACCGCAAGTCCATGTCAGTGTACTGCACACCCACCGGCCCCAGCCAGAATTCCACTGGCAGCAAAATGTTTGTCAAG gGCGCCCCGGAAAGCGTGATCGAGCGCTGCACCCACGTCCGCGTGGGCACTGCCAAGGTCCCACTGACAGCCCCCGTGAGGGAGAAGATCCTGAGCAGGATCCGGGACTGGGGCATGGGCATCGACACGCTGCGCTGCCTGGCCCTGGCCACCCAGGACGCACCCGTGCCCAGGGAGAACATGCAGCTGCACGACTCCACCGCCTTCGTCCACTACGAG AATAACCTGACCTTTGTGGGCTGCGTGGGGATGCTGGACCCTCCCCGCAAGGAGGTCACCTCCTCCATCGAGATGTGCCGCAAGGCCGGCATCCGTGTCATCATGATCACGGGGGACAACAAGGGCACGGCAGTGGCCATCTGCCGCAGGATCGGCATCTTCTCAGAGAGCGAGGACGTGGCCGGCAAAGCCTACACGGGCCGGGAGTTCGACGAGCTGCCCCCCGAGGCGCAGCGGCAGGCATGCCAGCATGCCCGATGCTTCGCCCGCGTGGAGCCGGCACACAAGTCCCGCATTGTCGAGTACCTCCAGTCCTTCCACGAGATCACCGCCATG ACAGGTGATGGCGTCAATGATGCCCCGGCCCTGAAGAAAGCTGAGATCGGCATTGCCATGGGGTCGGGCACAGCGGTCGCCAAATCGGCTGCTGAGATGGTGCTCTCTGATGACAACTTCTCCACCATCGTGTCAGCCGTTGAGGAGGGCAGAGCTATTTACAACAACATGAAGCAGTTCATCCGCTATCTCATCTCCTCCAACGTCGGGGAGGTCGTTTG TATCTTCCTGACAGCCATCCTGGGCTTGCCCGAGGCCCTCATCCCCgtgcagctgctgtgggtgaACCTGGTGACGGACGGGCTGCCAGCCACCGCGCTGGGCTTCAACCCCCCCGACCTGGACATCATGGACAAGCTGCCCCGAAACCCCAGGGAGCCCCTCATCAGCGGGTGGCTCTTCTTCCGCTACCTGGCCATCGGAG TGTACGTGGGCCTGGCCACGGTGGGTGCAGCGACATGGTGGTTCCTGTATGACGCCGAGGGACCGCAGGTCTCCTTCCATCAGCTG AGGAACTTCATGAGGTGCACCAAGGACAACCCCATCTTTGAAGGAATCGACTGTGAGATCTTCGAGTCCCGATATCCAACCACGATGGCTCTGTCCGTGCTGGTGACAATTGAAATGTGCAACGCTCTGAACAG TGTCTCTGAGAACCAGTCGCTGCTGCGGATGCCACCGTGGCTCAACATCTGGCTGCTGGGGGCTATCGTTATGTCCATGGCTCTGCATTTCCTCATCCTCTATGTCAAGCCCATGCCG CTCATCTTCCAGGTGACCCCGCTGAACTGGCCTCAGTGGGTGGTTGTGATGAAGATCTCGCTGCCCGTCATCCTGCTGGACGAAGGACTCAAGTACCTTTCCCGCAACCACCTGGACG GCATTCTCAGGACAGTAAGACACACGTGGAGCAGGGAGCACCAGTTGAAAACCTGCAGGACTCCAGAGCAAGG AAGAGGACAAGAAATGAATGACATGAAGGAAACGCTCCTACCTAAAGGATCCGTAACTTGTAACTCGGACTGA
- the ATP2A3 gene encoding sarcoplasmic/endoplasmic reticulum calcium ATPase 3 isoform X1 yields MEAAHSLPVLDVLRRFGVTESCGLSPEQVRRNREKYGPNELPAEEGKSLWELVLEQFEDLLVRILLMAAFLSFILAWFEEEEETTTAFVEPIVIIMILIANAVVGVWQERNAESAIEALKEYEPEMGKVIRADRSGVQRIRARDIVPGDIVEVAVGDKVPADIRIIEIRSTTLRVDQSILTGESVSVIKHADPIPDPRAVNQDKKNMLFSGTNIAAGKAVGVVIATGVYTEIGKIRNQMVETEPEKTPLQQKLDEFSQQLSKVIFLVCIAVWVINVSHFSDPVHGGSWFRGAIYYFKISVALAVAAIPEGLPAVITTCLALGTRRMAKKNAIVRSLPSVETLGCTSVICSDKTGTLTTNQMSVCRMFIMEKVEGAQCSLHEFSITGSTYAPEGQILKDEQPVRCGQYDGLVELATICALCNDSSLDYNESKKVYEKVGEATETALTCLVEKMNVFDTDTSKLSKVERANACNSVIKQLMRKECTLEFSRDRKSMSVYCTPTGPSQNSTGSKMFVKGAPESVIERCTHVRVGTAKVPLTAPVREKILSRIRDWGMGIDTLRCLALATQDAPVPRENMQLHDSTAFVHYENNLTFVGCVGMLDPPRKEVTSSIEMCRKAGIRVIMITGDNKGTAVAICRRIGIFSESEDVAGKAYTGREFDELPPEAQRQACQHARCFARVEPAHKSRIVEYLQSFHEITAMTGDGVNDAPALKKAEIGIAMGSGTAVAKSAAEMVLSDDNFSTIVSAVEEGRAIYNNMKQFIRYLISSNVGEVVCIFLTAILGLPEALIPVQLLWVNLVTDGLPATALGFNPPDLDIMDKLPRNPREPLISGWLFFRYLAIGVYVGLATVGAATWWFLYDAEGPQVSFHQLRNFMRCTKDNPIFEGIDCEIFESRYPTTMALSVLVTIEMCNALNSVSENQSLLRMPPWLNIWLLGAIVMSMALHFLILYVKPMPLIFQVTPLNWPQWVVVMKISLPVILLDEGLKYLSRNHLDGILRTVRHTWSREHQLKTCRTPEQGRRGQEMNDMKETLLPKGSVTCNSD; encoded by the exons AGCTCCCTGCAGAAGAAG GAAAGTCCCTCTGGGAGTTGGTGCTGGAGCAGTTTGAAGATCTCCTCGTCCGCATCCTTTTGATGGCAGCTTTCCTGTCGTTT ATCCTGGCATGGtttgaagaagaagaggagaccaCGACAGCGTTTGTGGAGCCCATTGTCATTATCATGATCCTGATCGCCAATGCTGTGGTAGGCGTGTGGCAG GAGAGAAATGCCGAGAGCGCCATCGAAGCCTTGAAGGAGTACGAGCCCGAGATGGGGAAGGTGATCCGCGCTGACCGCAGTGGGGTGCAGCGGATCCGCGCCCGAGACATCGTCCCTGGGGACATCGTGGAGGTGGCAG TTGGTGACAAGGTGCCGGCGGACATTCGGATCATTGAAATCCGGTCCACAACCCTGCGGGTTGATCAGTCCATCCTCACAG GGGAGTCCGTGTCGGTGATCAAACATGCTGACCCCATCCCCGACCCCCGGGCTGTCAACCAGGACAAGAAGAACATGCTTTTCTCT gGCACCAACATCGCAGCTGGGAAGGCCGTAGGGGTCGTCATTGCAACAGGGGTCTACACTGAGATCGGGAAGATCCGAAACCAGATGGTGGAGACCGAGCCCGAGAAGACCCCCTTGCAGCAGAAGCTAGACGAGTTCAGCCAGCAGCTCTCCAAAGTCATCTTCCTGGTGTGCATTGCTGTCTGGGTCATCAACGTCAGCCACTTCAGCGACCCCGTCCACGGGGGCTCCTGGTTTCGGGGGGCCATCTACTATTTCAAGATTTCAGTAGCGCTGGCGGTGGCCGCCATTCCCGAGGGCCTCCCGGCCGTCATCACCACCTGTCTGGCGCTAGGCACGCGCCGCATGGCCAAGAAGAACGCCATCGTCCGGAGCCTGCCCTCGGTGGAGACCCTGGGCTGCACCTCCGTCATCTGCTCTGACAAGACCGGCACCCTCACCACCAACCAGATGTCCGTGTGCCGG ATGTTCATTATGGAGAAGGTGGAGGGCGCCCAGTGCAGCCTGCACGAGTTCAGCATCACTGGCTCCACATATGCCCCCGAGGGACAGAT CCTGAAGGACGAGCAGCCGGTGCGGTGCGGGCAGTACGACGGGCTGGTGGAGCTGGCCACCATCTGCGCCCTCTGCAATGACTCCTCGCTGGACTACAACGAG TCCAAGAAAGTCTATGAGAAGGTGGGAGAAGCCACTGAAACAGCCCTGACGTGCCTTGTGGAGAAGATGAATGTCTTCGACACCGACACCAGCAAACTGTCCAAGGTGGAGCGAGCCAATGCCTGCAATTCG GTGATCAAGCAGCTGATGAGGAAGGAGTGCACCCTGGAGTTCTCCCGTGACCGCAAGTCCATGTCAGTGTACTGCACACCCACCGGCCCCAGCCAGAATTCCACTGGCAGCAAAATGTTTGTCAAG gGCGCCCCGGAAAGCGTGATCGAGCGCTGCACCCACGTCCGCGTGGGCACTGCCAAGGTCCCACTGACAGCCCCCGTGAGGGAGAAGATCCTGAGCAGGATCCGGGACTGGGGCATGGGCATCGACACGCTGCGCTGCCTGGCCCTGGCCACCCAGGACGCACCCGTGCCCAGGGAGAACATGCAGCTGCACGACTCCACCGCCTTCGTCCACTACGAG AATAACCTGACCTTTGTGGGCTGCGTGGGGATGCTGGACCCTCCCCGCAAGGAGGTCACCTCCTCCATCGAGATGTGCCGCAAGGCCGGCATCCGTGTCATCATGATCACGGGGGACAACAAGGGCACGGCAGTGGCCATCTGCCGCAGGATCGGCATCTTCTCAGAGAGCGAGGACGTGGCCGGCAAAGCCTACACGGGCCGGGAGTTCGACGAGCTGCCCCCCGAGGCGCAGCGGCAGGCATGCCAGCATGCCCGATGCTTCGCCCGCGTGGAGCCGGCACACAAGTCCCGCATTGTCGAGTACCTCCAGTCCTTCCACGAGATCACCGCCATG ACAGGTGATGGCGTCAATGATGCCCCGGCCCTGAAGAAAGCTGAGATCGGCATTGCCATGGGGTCGGGCACAGCGGTCGCCAAATCGGCTGCTGAGATGGTGCTCTCTGATGACAACTTCTCCACCATCGTGTCAGCCGTTGAGGAGGGCAGAGCTATTTACAACAACATGAAGCAGTTCATCCGCTATCTCATCTCCTCCAACGTCGGGGAGGTCGTTTG TATCTTCCTGACAGCCATCCTGGGCTTGCCCGAGGCCCTCATCCCCgtgcagctgctgtgggtgaACCTGGTGACGGACGGGCTGCCAGCCACCGCGCTGGGCTTCAACCCCCCCGACCTGGACATCATGGACAAGCTGCCCCGAAACCCCAGGGAGCCCCTCATCAGCGGGTGGCTCTTCTTCCGCTACCTGGCCATCGGAG TGTACGTGGGCCTGGCCACGGTGGGTGCAGCGACATGGTGGTTCCTGTATGACGCCGAGGGACCGCAGGTCTCCTTCCATCAGCTG AGGAACTTCATGAGGTGCACCAAGGACAACCCCATCTTTGAAGGAATCGACTGTGAGATCTTCGAGTCCCGATATCCAACCACGATGGCTCTGTCCGTGCTGGTGACAATTGAAATGTGCAACGCTCTGAACAG TGTCTCTGAGAACCAGTCGCTGCTGCGGATGCCACCGTGGCTCAACATCTGGCTGCTGGGGGCTATCGTTATGTCCATGGCTCTGCATTTCCTCATCCTCTATGTCAAGCCCATGCCG CTCATCTTCCAGGTGACCCCGCTGAACTGGCCTCAGTGGGTGGTTGTGATGAAGATCTCGCTGCCCGTCATCCTGCTGGACGAAGGACTCAAGTACCTTTCCCGCAACCACCTGGACG GCATTCTCAGGACAGTAAGACACACGTGGAGCAGGGAGCACCAGTTGAAAACCTGCAGGACTCCAGAGCAAGG aAGAAGAGGACAAGAAATGAATGACATGAAGGAAACGCTCCTACCTAAAGGATCCGTAACTTGTAACTCGGACTGA
- the ATP2A3 gene encoding sarcoplasmic/endoplasmic reticulum calcium ATPase 3 isoform X3 — protein sequence MEAAHSLPVLDVLRRFGVTESCGLSPEQVRRNREKYGPNELPAEEGKSLWELVLEQFEDLLVRILLMAAFLSFILAWFEEEEETTTAFVEPIVIIMILIANAVVGVWQERNAESAIEALKEYEPEMGKVIRADRSGVQRIRARDIVPGDIVEVAVGDKVPADIRIIEIRSTTLRVDQSILTGESVSVIKHADPIPDPRAVNQDKKNMLFSGTNIAAGKAVGVVIATGVYTEIGKIRNQMVETEPEKTPLQQKLDEFSQQLSKVIFLVCIAVWVINVSHFSDPVHGGSWFRGAIYYFKISVALAVAAIPEGLPAVITTCLALGTRRMAKKNAIVRSLPSVETLGCTSVICSDKTGTLTTNQMSVCRMFIMEKVEGAQCSLHEFSITGSTYAPEGQILKDEQPVRCGQYDGLVELATICALCNDSSLDYNESKKVYEKVGEATETALTCLVEKMNVFDTDTSKLSKVERANACNSVIKQLMRKECTLEFSRDRKSMSVYCTPTGPSQNSTGSKMFVKGAPESVIERCTHVRVGTAKVPLTAPVREKILSRIRDWGMGIDTLRCLALATQDAPVPRENMQLHDSTAFVHYENNLTFVGCVGMLDPPRKEVTSSIEMCRKAGIRVIMITGDNKGTAVAICRRIGIFSESEDVAGKAYTGREFDELPPEAQRQACQHARCFARVEPAHKSRIVEYLQSFHEITAMTGDGVNDAPALKKAEIGIAMGSGTAVAKSAAEMVLSDDNFSTIVSAVEEGRAIYNNMKQFIRYLISSNVGEVVCIFLTAILGLPEALIPVQLLWVNLVTDGLPATALGFNPPDLDIMDKLPRNPREPLISGWLFFRYLAIGVYVGLATVGAATWWFLYDAEGPQVSFHQLRNFMRCTKDNPIFEGIDCEIFESRYPTTMALSVLVTIEMCNALNSVSENQSLLRMPPWLNIWLLGAIVMSMALHFLILYVKPMPLIFQVTPLNWPQWVVVMKISLPVILLDEGLKYLSRNHLDEEEDKK from the exons AGCTCCCTGCAGAAGAAG GAAAGTCCCTCTGGGAGTTGGTGCTGGAGCAGTTTGAAGATCTCCTCGTCCGCATCCTTTTGATGGCAGCTTTCCTGTCGTTT ATCCTGGCATGGtttgaagaagaagaggagaccaCGACAGCGTTTGTGGAGCCCATTGTCATTATCATGATCCTGATCGCCAATGCTGTGGTAGGCGTGTGGCAG GAGAGAAATGCCGAGAGCGCCATCGAAGCCTTGAAGGAGTACGAGCCCGAGATGGGGAAGGTGATCCGCGCTGACCGCAGTGGGGTGCAGCGGATCCGCGCCCGAGACATCGTCCCTGGGGACATCGTGGAGGTGGCAG TTGGTGACAAGGTGCCGGCGGACATTCGGATCATTGAAATCCGGTCCACAACCCTGCGGGTTGATCAGTCCATCCTCACAG GGGAGTCCGTGTCGGTGATCAAACATGCTGACCCCATCCCCGACCCCCGGGCTGTCAACCAGGACAAGAAGAACATGCTTTTCTCT gGCACCAACATCGCAGCTGGGAAGGCCGTAGGGGTCGTCATTGCAACAGGGGTCTACACTGAGATCGGGAAGATCCGAAACCAGATGGTGGAGACCGAGCCCGAGAAGACCCCCTTGCAGCAGAAGCTAGACGAGTTCAGCCAGCAGCTCTCCAAAGTCATCTTCCTGGTGTGCATTGCTGTCTGGGTCATCAACGTCAGCCACTTCAGCGACCCCGTCCACGGGGGCTCCTGGTTTCGGGGGGCCATCTACTATTTCAAGATTTCAGTAGCGCTGGCGGTGGCCGCCATTCCCGAGGGCCTCCCGGCCGTCATCACCACCTGTCTGGCGCTAGGCACGCGCCGCATGGCCAAGAAGAACGCCATCGTCCGGAGCCTGCCCTCGGTGGAGACCCTGGGCTGCACCTCCGTCATCTGCTCTGACAAGACCGGCACCCTCACCACCAACCAGATGTCCGTGTGCCGG ATGTTCATTATGGAGAAGGTGGAGGGCGCCCAGTGCAGCCTGCACGAGTTCAGCATCACTGGCTCCACATATGCCCCCGAGGGACAGAT CCTGAAGGACGAGCAGCCGGTGCGGTGCGGGCAGTACGACGGGCTGGTGGAGCTGGCCACCATCTGCGCCCTCTGCAATGACTCCTCGCTGGACTACAACGAG TCCAAGAAAGTCTATGAGAAGGTGGGAGAAGCCACTGAAACAGCCCTGACGTGCCTTGTGGAGAAGATGAATGTCTTCGACACCGACACCAGCAAACTGTCCAAGGTGGAGCGAGCCAATGCCTGCAATTCG GTGATCAAGCAGCTGATGAGGAAGGAGTGCACCCTGGAGTTCTCCCGTGACCGCAAGTCCATGTCAGTGTACTGCACACCCACCGGCCCCAGCCAGAATTCCACTGGCAGCAAAATGTTTGTCAAG gGCGCCCCGGAAAGCGTGATCGAGCGCTGCACCCACGTCCGCGTGGGCACTGCCAAGGTCCCACTGACAGCCCCCGTGAGGGAGAAGATCCTGAGCAGGATCCGGGACTGGGGCATGGGCATCGACACGCTGCGCTGCCTGGCCCTGGCCACCCAGGACGCACCCGTGCCCAGGGAGAACATGCAGCTGCACGACTCCACCGCCTTCGTCCACTACGAG AATAACCTGACCTTTGTGGGCTGCGTGGGGATGCTGGACCCTCCCCGCAAGGAGGTCACCTCCTCCATCGAGATGTGCCGCAAGGCCGGCATCCGTGTCATCATGATCACGGGGGACAACAAGGGCACGGCAGTGGCCATCTGCCGCAGGATCGGCATCTTCTCAGAGAGCGAGGACGTGGCCGGCAAAGCCTACACGGGCCGGGAGTTCGACGAGCTGCCCCCCGAGGCGCAGCGGCAGGCATGCCAGCATGCCCGATGCTTCGCCCGCGTGGAGCCGGCACACAAGTCCCGCATTGTCGAGTACCTCCAGTCCTTCCACGAGATCACCGCCATG ACAGGTGATGGCGTCAATGATGCCCCGGCCCTGAAGAAAGCTGAGATCGGCATTGCCATGGGGTCGGGCACAGCGGTCGCCAAATCGGCTGCTGAGATGGTGCTCTCTGATGACAACTTCTCCACCATCGTGTCAGCCGTTGAGGAGGGCAGAGCTATTTACAACAACATGAAGCAGTTCATCCGCTATCTCATCTCCTCCAACGTCGGGGAGGTCGTTTG TATCTTCCTGACAGCCATCCTGGGCTTGCCCGAGGCCCTCATCCCCgtgcagctgctgtgggtgaACCTGGTGACGGACGGGCTGCCAGCCACCGCGCTGGGCTTCAACCCCCCCGACCTGGACATCATGGACAAGCTGCCCCGAAACCCCAGGGAGCCCCTCATCAGCGGGTGGCTCTTCTTCCGCTACCTGGCCATCGGAG TGTACGTGGGCCTGGCCACGGTGGGTGCAGCGACATGGTGGTTCCTGTATGACGCCGAGGGACCGCAGGTCTCCTTCCATCAGCTG AGGAACTTCATGAGGTGCACCAAGGACAACCCCATCTTTGAAGGAATCGACTGTGAGATCTTCGAGTCCCGATATCCAACCACGATGGCTCTGTCCGTGCTGGTGACAATTGAAATGTGCAACGCTCTGAACAG TGTCTCTGAGAACCAGTCGCTGCTGCGGATGCCACCGTGGCTCAACATCTGGCTGCTGGGGGCTATCGTTATGTCCATGGCTCTGCATTTCCTCATCCTCTATGTCAAGCCCATGCCG CTCATCTTCCAGGTGACCCCGCTGAACTGGCCTCAGTGGGTGGTTGTGATGAAGATCTCGCTGCCCGTCATCCTGCTGGACGAAGGACTCAAGTACCTTTCCCGCAACCACCTGGACG aAGAAGAGGACAAGAAATGA